In the genome of Falsiruegeria litorea R37, one region contains:
- the comD gene encoding sulfopyruvate decarboxylase subunit alpha yields the protein MSIDARIADDLIANGIEFVTTVPCKQLAGVIEEVDKRPEIHHVPSNKEDEGMGLCAGAWMGGKRPAIIMQNTAIGVTINTLATLIQYYRMPLPMLISYRGELREPVACQVEMAVHTKALLAQLNIPTYHFHWQKDVEELDNILKYTFMSNKPVAILTDANFWGGYGDQ from the coding sequence ATGAGTATTGACGCCCGGATCGCGGATGATCTGATAGCCAACGGGATCGAGTTTGTGACGACCGTTCCCTGCAAACAACTGGCCGGAGTGATCGAGGAGGTCGACAAACGGCCCGAGATCCACCATGTGCCCTCGAACAAGGAAGACGAAGGCATGGGCCTGTGTGCCGGCGCCTGGATGGGCGGTAAACGCCCCGCCATCATCATGCAAAACACCGCCATCGGCGTCACGATCAACACTCTGGCAACCTTGATCCAATACTATCGCATGCCGCTGCCGATGCTGATTTCATACCGCGGAGAGCTGCGTGAACCGGTCGCTTGCCAGGTTGAAATGGCGGTGCACACCAAGGCGCTTTTGGCGCAGCTGAACATCCCAACCTACCATTTTCATTGGCAAAAAGACGTCGAAGAGCTGGACAATATCCTGAAATACACCTTCATGAGCAACAAGCCCGTGGCGATCCTGACCGACGCCAATTTCTGGGGAGGCTATGGCGACCAATGA